Proteins encoded in a region of the Nitrospira sp. genome:
- a CDS encoding FIST C-terminal domain-containing protein: MKLSTCTYPASHHTPIASHPLKDPARTLVILFGPSHLMDAPGPIQTVLTAYAGAAAIGCSSSGEIFGTQVQDDTLVVGLVEFDSTTVRTASAQVTDPGHSFEAAQALAHQLMDPALRGVLVLSDGLGVNGSELIRGLNAVLPAQVVVSGGLAGDGDRFKRTWVIKDGLPVAGHVTAVGLYGSAIRLTHGSKGGWDLFGPERLITRSKGNVLFELNQKPALQLYKDYLGELANGLPGTALLFPLAIRQTQQDAKRLVRTILAVDEGAQSLTFAGDMPEGAYAQFMRANFDRLIQGASDAATAAAAPNTEPSPMLSIAISCVGRRLVLGERTEEEVEAAFDVLPKGAAQIGFYSYGEISPYSTGQCDLHNQTMTLTTISEAA, translated from the coding sequence ATGAAACTCTCGACGTGTACGTATCCAGCATCTCATCACACTCCAATCGCGAGCCATCCTCTCAAGGATCCTGCGCGGACACTCGTTATTCTCTTCGGCCCTTCGCACTTGATGGACGCTCCGGGCCCCATCCAAACAGTCCTGACCGCCTACGCCGGCGCCGCGGCCATCGGCTGCTCCAGCTCAGGGGAAATTTTCGGCACGCAAGTTCAGGACGATACCCTGGTCGTCGGACTCGTAGAGTTCGACTCCACCACCGTCCGTACTGCGTCGGCTCAGGTTACCGATCCAGGCCATTCCTTCGAAGCGGCACAGGCGCTTGCACATCAATTGATGGATCCCGCGCTCCGCGGCGTCCTGGTGCTCTCCGACGGACTGGGCGTCAACGGCAGTGAACTGATCCGCGGACTGAACGCAGTACTCCCGGCACAGGTGGTGGTCTCGGGAGGCTTGGCGGGCGACGGCGACCGGTTTAAGCGGACCTGGGTCATTAAAGACGGACTTCCGGTCGCTGGTCATGTCACAGCAGTCGGGCTCTATGGCTCCGCGATCCGGCTCACCCACGGATCCAAAGGCGGATGGGATCTCTTCGGACCGGAACGGCTCATCACCCGTTCCAAAGGAAACGTGCTCTTTGAGTTGAACCAGAAGCCGGCGCTCCAACTCTACAAAGACTACCTGGGTGAACTCGCGAATGGACTGCCGGGCACCGCGCTCCTTTTTCCCCTCGCGATCCGGCAGACGCAGCAAGACGCCAAACGGCTGGTCCGCACGATCCTCGCCGTCGACGAGGGCGCTCAATCCCTGACGTTTGCGGGCGATATGCCGGAGGGAGCCTACGCCCAGTTTATGCGCGCCAATTTCGACCGGTTGATTCAAGGCGCCTCCGACGCGGCCACTGCGGCGGCCGCCCCGAACACGGAGCCTTCGCCGATGCTGTCGATTGCCATCAGCTGCGTCGGACGGCGCCTCGTGCTGGGTGAACGGACCGAAGAAGAAGTCGAAGCAGCCTTCGATGTGTTGCCTAAAGGCGCGGCACAGATCGGATTCTATTCCTATGGCGAGATCTCGCCCTACAGCACGGGACAATGCGATCTCCACAATCAGACCATGACCCTGACCACGATTTCAGAGGCCGCCTGA
- a CDS encoding PAS domain S-box protein encodes MHPLLQRQLKRLGLDPATCPTDPAGWQAMLDRVSQSYVENDQGRALLEQSLDVTSREMQGLYEDLRRSGETELAEERNKLEAVLHSLGDGLCVVDVQWKIVLMNPLAEELLGEPLANLAGQPVYHFLSPGPEEFSHECLITDTSIPPLEQGIPFRTDDGILLRGDGQMMPISLVVTPISTDGVVNGAVLVFRNITAQKQAEEQRTESAALLRRVQAGLLELATNSDLYRGELSDAFHVITRVASQSLRVARASVWFFTDAHSAIRCADLFEQATETYSNGAELPATGFPRYFAELATEDVIVANQAQTDPKTSEFAASYLIPLGITSMLDVPIRSEGKMVGVICHEHIGPARVWTAEEQQFATSVANTVSLVLEASDRRNAEQALRDNEEKYRGLFESSQDAIMILSPPDWKFSACNPATVALFGARSIEHFATLGPWDVSPPVQPDSEPSGSKAPKMIMQALQKGSHFFEWTHKKIDGPDFPATVLLTRVTLHGQTSLQATVRDVTVQKRAEEALRKSEARTRMIINSALAAVVTINDRGSIVEWNPRAEAIFGWSAAEACGRNLADTIIPLRFRAAHHTGIETFLRTGAGPILDQRIEVMALRRDGAEFPAELAVTALRIDAGFTFTAFIADISERKRAEAALQELSTFQKAMLDNAGHAIISTTPDGIIRLFNPAAESLLGYRTDELIGKQTLAVFHDPEEVSARAHLFSAELGVPIEPGFDVFVEKSRRGLPNEHEWTYIRKDGTRLTVLLNVTALRDAEGHITSFLGIASDITSLKIVERELITAKEAAEAASVAKSQFLANMSHEIRTPMNGVLGLAALLGQTPLSPKQQRLTNTIIRSGNSLLDIINDILDFSKIEAGKLELEHTDFHLRILVDDVLELFAAPAHQKHLELIADVADSVPAFVKGDPARLRQILINLIGNAIKFTAQGEVVVSIVSIAEGEDQSVLCFSVKDSGIGITPDALRNIFQPFSQADGSTTRKYGGTGLGLAIAKQLVAFMGGEIWAESQMGSGATFLFTVHLAHSHLGSTGALDSKQALPNQRVLVVDDSPTARLTLDRQLRRWGITSTVAESGTAAVQLLANALEDGLPYDTVVLDLDMPGINGLDTVRALRDTLRHHHPRVILMTPVERVDAAEDHTGLIAATLTKPVRPSDLYRALSGQTVQVSSFSHHPEQEERTPAKPQGSILLAEDNAVNQEVTLGMLEVLGCTATAVENGRQAIELLASQSFSVILMDCQMPEMDGFAATRAIRRQEQNTGTRIPIVALTAHALQGDRELCLAAGMDDYLSKPFTIEQLRTVIHRWLPSPSQPTQVDAAQASAAPPAAPAPQTNESPVDPKSWDSITSLQRPGPPDLLAKVIGLYLKDSQGLVDKILAATQGKNFASLRDTAHSLKSRSATLGAWQVADLCKQLETGAREQTLAWTEAERLGRQLQQTFTATCDIFEGERQRRAA; translated from the coding sequence ATGCATCCACTGCTGCAACGACAACTGAAGCGACTGGGCCTCGACCCGGCAACTTGCCCGACGGACCCGGCAGGCTGGCAGGCTATGCTGGATCGCGTCAGTCAAAGCTATGTCGAAAACGATCAAGGCAGAGCCCTGCTGGAACAATCCCTCGACGTCACCTCTCGGGAGATGCAGGGGTTGTACGAAGACCTCCGGCGGTCCGGAGAAACAGAGTTGGCAGAGGAGCGGAACAAACTCGAAGCCGTCCTCCACTCGCTCGGCGACGGGCTCTGCGTCGTCGATGTGCAGTGGAAGATCGTCCTCATGAATCCGCTGGCCGAAGAGTTGCTCGGCGAGCCTCTGGCGAATCTGGCAGGCCAGCCGGTGTACCACTTTCTCTCGCCGGGCCCCGAAGAGTTCAGCCACGAATGCCTCATCACGGACACGTCGATTCCGCCGCTCGAACAAGGCATTCCCTTCCGCACCGATGATGGCATTCTCTTGCGGGGCGACGGCCAGATGATGCCGATCTCGCTCGTCGTCACGCCCATCTCAACCGACGGCGTCGTGAACGGTGCCGTGCTGGTGTTCCGGAATATCACCGCCCAGAAACAGGCGGAAGAACAACGGACAGAGAGCGCAGCGCTGCTCCGACGGGTGCAGGCCGGGCTGCTGGAACTAGCCACGAATAGCGACCTCTATCGCGGAGAACTCTCCGACGCCTTCCACGTCATTACGCGGGTCGCCTCGCAGAGTCTGCGCGTGGCTCGCGCCAGCGTCTGGTTTTTCACCGACGCGCACTCAGCCATTCGCTGCGCCGACCTGTTCGAGCAGGCGACCGAGACCTATTCAAACGGAGCGGAACTGCCCGCCACCGGCTTCCCCCGATACTTTGCGGAGCTGGCAACGGAAGATGTCATTGTCGCCAACCAGGCCCAGACCGATCCCAAGACATCGGAATTCGCCGCCAGCTATCTCATTCCGCTCGGCATTACCTCTATGCTGGATGTCCCGATCCGGTCGGAAGGGAAGATGGTCGGCGTCATCTGCCACGAACATATCGGACCGGCCAGAGTCTGGACTGCGGAAGAACAACAGTTCGCCACCTCGGTCGCCAACACCGTCTCGCTCGTTTTGGAAGCCTCGGACCGCCGCAACGCGGAGCAGGCCCTCCGTGACAACGAAGAGAAATATCGCGGCCTGTTCGAATCATCGCAAGACGCGATCATGATCCTCTCCCCGCCGGACTGGAAATTCTCCGCCTGTAACCCGGCCACGGTCGCGCTGTTCGGAGCCCGGAGCATCGAACATTTCGCCACGCTCGGCCCCTGGGACGTCTCGCCCCCTGTCCAACCGGACAGCGAACCGTCCGGGAGCAAAGCTCCGAAGATGATCATGCAAGCCCTGCAGAAGGGTTCTCACTTCTTTGAATGGACCCATAAGAAAATCGACGGGCCCGACTTCCCGGCGACCGTCTTACTCACACGCGTCACCTTGCACGGCCAGACCAGTCTGCAAGCCACCGTCCGCGATGTAACCGTGCAGAAGCGTGCGGAAGAGGCCTTGCGAAAAAGCGAGGCCCGGACAAGGATGATCATCAACTCGGCCCTCGCTGCCGTCGTCACGATCAATGACCGCGGATCCATCGTGGAGTGGAATCCCCGAGCCGAGGCGATCTTTGGATGGTCTGCCGCTGAGGCCTGCGGGCGGAATTTGGCAGACACGATCATTCCACTCCGATTCCGCGCAGCTCATCACACAGGCATCGAGACTTTCCTTCGCACAGGCGCGGGGCCCATTCTCGACCAGCGCATTGAAGTCATGGCCCTTCGGCGGGATGGCGCGGAATTCCCTGCCGAATTGGCCGTGACCGCGCTCCGGATTGATGCAGGCTTCACGTTTACCGCGTTCATCGCCGATATCAGTGAGCGCAAGCGAGCAGAGGCGGCACTCCAAGAGCTATCCACCTTTCAAAAAGCCATGCTGGACAACGCCGGCCACGCCATCATTTCCACCACGCCCGATGGGATCATTCGCCTCTTCAATCCTGCGGCTGAATCGTTACTCGGCTATCGCACAGACGAACTCATCGGGAAACAGACACTCGCGGTCTTCCACGATCCGGAGGAGGTGTCGGCGCGCGCGCATCTCTTCTCGGCGGAACTCGGCGTCCCGATCGAACCGGGCTTCGATGTCTTCGTCGAAAAAAGCCGGCGAGGTCTGCCCAATGAGCATGAGTGGACCTACATCCGGAAAGACGGCACTCGCCTGACGGTCCTGCTGAACGTCACCGCTCTTCGAGATGCAGAAGGACACATCACCTCATTCTTAGGGATCGCCTCAGACATTACCTCGCTCAAAATTGTCGAACGAGAGTTGATCACCGCCAAAGAAGCCGCGGAGGCCGCGAGCGTGGCCAAATCGCAATTCCTCGCGAACATGAGCCACGAGATCCGGACCCCCATGAACGGCGTCCTCGGACTGGCGGCGCTCTTGGGGCAAACCCCCTTGAGCCCCAAGCAACAGCGCCTGACGAACACCATCATACGATCCGGCAACTCGCTCCTGGATATCATCAACGACATTCTCGACTTTTCGAAGATCGAAGCGGGGAAACTGGAATTGGAACACACCGATTTCCACCTGCGCATCCTGGTCGACGACGTGCTCGAATTGTTTGCGGCCCCCGCGCATCAGAAGCATCTGGAACTCATTGCCGATGTGGCCGACAGCGTCCCCGCTTTTGTCAAAGGCGACCCGGCTCGACTCCGCCAGATCCTGATCAATCTGATCGGCAATGCCATTAAGTTCACCGCTCAAGGGGAAGTGGTCGTGAGTATCGTCAGTATTGCAGAGGGGGAAGACCAATCGGTCCTCTGCTTCTCGGTCAAAGACTCCGGGATCGGCATCACCCCCGACGCCTTGCGCAACATTTTCCAGCCGTTTTCACAAGCCGACGGATCCACGACGAGAAAATACGGCGGCACCGGACTCGGTCTCGCCATTGCCAAACAGCTCGTCGCGTTCATGGGAGGTGAAATCTGGGCCGAGAGTCAGATGGGATCGGGAGCCACCTTCTTATTTACCGTGCATCTCGCCCATTCTCACCTGGGCAGCACCGGTGCGCTGGATTCGAAACAGGCATTGCCGAACCAGCGCGTCCTGGTCGTAGACGACAGTCCGACGGCTCGCCTCACGCTGGACCGCCAGCTGCGCCGCTGGGGAATCACCTCCACCGTCGCCGAATCAGGCACGGCGGCGGTGCAGCTCCTCGCCAATGCCTTGGAGGACGGTCTCCCCTACGACACGGTCGTGCTCGATCTCGATATGCCCGGCATAAACGGACTCGACACCGTTCGCGCTCTCCGTGACACGCTCCGCCACCATCACCCCCGCGTGATCCTCATGACGCCGGTCGAACGTGTGGACGCGGCGGAAGACCACACCGGGCTGATCGCGGCCACCCTCACGAAGCCCGTGAGACCTTCCGACCTTTACCGGGCCCTCTCCGGACAGACCGTCCAGGTCTCCTCATTCAGTCACCATCCTGAGCAGGAAGAGCGGACCCCTGCCAAGCCTCAAGGCTCGATCCTCCTCGCGGAGGACAACGCCGTGAATCAAGAAGTGACCCTGGGCATGCTGGAGGTGCTGGGATGTACCGCCACAGCCGTTGAAAACGGACGACAGGCCATCGAGTTGCTTGCGAGCCAGTCCTTCTCGGTGATCCTCATGGATTGCCAGATGCCGGAGATGGACGGATTTGCAGCGACCCGCGCGATCCGTCGACAGGAGCAGAATACCGGCACAAGAATTCCGATCGTGGCCCTTACGGCCCATGCCCTGCAGGGGGATCGGGAACTCTGCCTGGCGGCTGGCATGGACGACTACCTCAGTAAACCCTTCACCATCGAACAGTTGCGGACCGTGATCCACCGGTGGCTGCCATCTCCGTCACAACCGACTCAGGTGGATGCCGCTCAGGCATCAGCCGCTCCGCCAGCGGCCCCGGCCCCTCAAACCAATGAATCTCCCGTAGATCCAAAGAGTTGGGACAGCATCACCAGCCTCCAACGTCCCGGACCGCCTGACCTGCTGGCCAAAGTCATCGGCCTCTATCTCAAGGATTCGCAGGGATTGGTCGATAAGATACTAGCGGCAACGCAAGGAAAGAACTTCGCCTCCCTGCGGGACACCGCCCATAGTTTGAAATCGCGCAGTGCGACGCTCGGAGCCTGGCAGGTCGCGGACCTCTGTAAACAGTTGGAAACCGGCGCACGAGAGCAAACCTTAGCCTGGACCGAAGCCGAACGGCTGGGCAGACAGTTACAACAGACCTTTACCGCAACCTGCGACATCTTTGAAGGTGAACGACAGAGGAGAGCGGCGTAA
- a CDS encoding response regulator, with amino-acid sequence MNSTPLALIVDDDITLRVLAREALEQAGCRVEDAATGQEALEAFQRETPDIILLDVVMPGMDGFATCAALRKLPGGASVPILIMTGLDDVKSIATAYDAGATDFVTKPWNALVLSHRVRYMLRASQAVEELLEREMSLAEAQRIARLGNWKWNLSTNRFIASTQTFRILGINADPYSTALSVEEFLGHIYETDRPAVESGIRQAIATGAPFRQDHRVHMPTGDVRVVHHYAEVAFEQGGAATSIVGTIQDITEPVAQTP; translated from the coding sequence ATGAATTCCACCCCACTGGCCCTGATCGTTGACGATGACATCACATTGCGTGTGCTTGCGCGGGAAGCGCTGGAACAAGCCGGATGCCGGGTCGAGGATGCCGCGACAGGACAGGAAGCCCTCGAGGCCTTTCAGCGGGAAACACCCGACATCATCCTTTTGGACGTCGTCATGCCGGGGATGGATGGGTTCGCGACCTGCGCGGCACTCCGCAAGCTGCCCGGAGGGGCTTCTGTACCCATCCTCATCATGACCGGCCTCGACGATGTGAAGTCCATCGCCACCGCCTACGACGCGGGCGCAACCGACTTTGTGACGAAGCCTTGGAACGCCCTCGTGCTCAGCCATCGGGTCCGCTATATGCTGCGCGCCAGCCAGGCCGTGGAAGAGCTTCTGGAACGCGAGATGAGTCTGGCCGAAGCCCAACGGATCGCCCGCCTGGGCAACTGGAAATGGAACTTGTCGACGAACCGGTTTATCGCCTCCACCCAAACGTTCCGCATTCTGGGCATCAACGCGGATCCCTATTCCACGGCGCTGTCGGTTGAGGAATTCCTCGGTCATATTTACGAAACTGATCGACCGGCGGTCGAGTCCGGCATCCGTCAAGCCATCGCCACCGGAGCCCCCTTCCGCCAGGATCATCGGGTCCACATGCCCACCGGAGACGTGCGCGTCGTCCATCACTATGCCGAAGTGGCCTTCGAACAAGGCGGCGCCGCGACCAGCATCGTCGGCACGATTCAGGATATTACCGAGCCTGTTGCACAAACCCCTTGA
- a CDS encoding transposase, translating to MNLTAMTRTYRADGWGPAAYEPAMRVALLLYAYCLGERSSRRIERLCQRDVAFRVITANQVPDHTTIARFRQTHEIELAKLFTQVLRLCAEAGLVQVGVVALDGTKIKANAALASNRTVETITAEVSRMLTEAQATDAAEDRPYGPERCGDELPEDLRDRKSRLARLHACQERLTQEAATATEQQQAKIETRQAEEAATGQKKRGRKPKAAAAAADRDAKANVTDPDSRIMKTQAGYVQGYNAQAVVTEDQIIVAAEVTQEEKDIKQLHPMLERAQANLTAIAYPQAVGTALADAGYCSEAHLMEADPNGPALLIATNKDWKQRKALREQPPPRGRYPKGLTARDRMERTLLTKHGRRLYKKRGQTVDPVFGQIKSARGCDGFMRRGTAACASEWKLLGATHNLLKLWRNGKAGWISRRTGRAPQRCGRGRGKKAGG from the coding sequence ATGAACTTGACGGCCATGACCCGGACCTATCGAGCAGATGGCTGGGGACCGGCGGCGTACGAGCCGGCCATGAGGGTGGCGCTGTTGCTCTATGCGTACTGCCTGGGGGAGCGGTCGAGTCGACGGATCGAGCGGCTGTGCCAGCGGGATGTGGCCTTTCGAGTGATCACGGCCAATCAGGTCCCCGATCACACGACGATAGCCCGATTCCGGCAGACCCACGAGATCGAACTGGCTAAGCTGTTTACGCAGGTGCTCCGGCTCTGTGCGGAGGCGGGGCTGGTGCAGGTGGGGGTGGTGGCGTTGGACGGCACGAAGATCAAGGCCAACGCGGCGCTGGCGTCGAATCGGACGGTCGAGACGATCACCGCAGAGGTCTCCCGGATGCTGACCGAGGCCCAGGCCACGGATGCGGCTGAGGATCGGCCGTATGGCCCGGAGCGGTGCGGCGACGAACTGCCGGAGGACTTGCGGGATCGGAAGAGCCGGCTGGCTCGGTTGCACGCGTGCCAGGAGCGGTTGACGCAGGAGGCGGCCACGGCCACCGAGCAGCAGCAGGCCAAGATCGAGACGCGGCAGGCCGAAGAGGCCGCCACTGGGCAGAAGAAGCGAGGCCGCAAACCGAAGGCGGCCGCGGCGGCCGCGGACCGCGACGCCAAGGCCAATGTGACAGATCCGGATAGCCGCATCATGAAGACGCAGGCCGGGTACGTCCAAGGCTACAACGCCCAAGCGGTGGTGACGGAGGACCAGATCATCGTGGCGGCCGAGGTGACGCAGGAGGAGAAGGACATCAAGCAATTGCACCCGATGCTGGAACGGGCGCAGGCGAATCTCACGGCCATCGCGTATCCGCAAGCGGTCGGGACGGCCCTGGCCGATGCGGGCTATTGCAGCGAGGCCCATCTGATGGAGGCAGATCCGAACGGGCCCGCCCTGTTGATTGCCACAAACAAGGACTGGAAACAGCGCAAGGCGCTGCGGGAGCAGCCGCCGCCACGCGGCCGCTATCCGAAGGGGCTGACGGCCCGCGACCGCATGGAGCGCACGTTGCTGACGAAGCACGGCCGCCGCCTCTACAAGAAGCGCGGCCAGACCGTGGACCCAGTGTTCGGACAGATCAAGAGTGCCCGGGGCTGTGACGGATTTATGCGCCGCGGCACGGCCGCCTGTGCCAGCGAGTGGAAACTGCTCGGTGCCACGCATAATCTGCTGAAGCTCTGGCGAAACGGAAAGGCGGGCTGGATCAGTCGACGCACGGGCCGCGCCCCACAGCGGTGTGGCCGGGGAAGGGGAAAGAAGGCAGGGGGATGA
- a CDS encoding EAL domain-containing protein, translated as MGLSNRLTDQKKAEAQIHFLSNYDRLTQLPNRQLFQDRVTQALATQKRHETQGAILLVNLDRFQRINDTLGPKCGDTILREVAERLLHCVRQSDSVSRHDDQEPITLSRLGGDEFTVLLTHLASAQSAAKVTQRILESLNAPYQIDGRQVVVTASIGIALLGQDGEEVDTLLRNADAAVHAAQAQGRNTYQFYSQSMNVALAERLSLESDLRQALERSEFVLHYQPQVDIRRWEIVGVEALIRWQHPERGMVSPMTFIPLAEEVGLIDQIGQWVLRTACAQQVAWGAYGLGEVSIAVNLSGVQFQQANLVESIRTIVRETGANPARLELELTESTAMHDAENAVVVFQQLKTMGFSLSIDDFGTGYSSLAYLKRFPIDTIKIDRAFVKDLASESEQAAIAIAIIAMAHGLKLRVLAEGVETQPQLDILRDQGCDAIQGYFFSHPLPADRVEQLIRDLRAKSDHERRAA; from the coding sequence ATGGGTTTGAGCAACAGGCTCACCGATCAGAAAAAAGCCGAGGCCCAGATTCACTTCCTGTCGAACTACGACCGCCTCACCCAGTTGCCCAATCGCCAACTGTTCCAGGATCGCGTGACTCAGGCTCTGGCCACTCAGAAACGCCACGAGACACAAGGCGCCATTCTCCTCGTCAATCTTGACCGGTTTCAACGCATCAACGATACCCTCGGCCCGAAATGCGGAGATACGATTCTCCGCGAAGTGGCCGAACGGCTGCTCCATTGCGTGCGACAGTCCGACTCGGTGTCACGCCACGACGATCAGGAGCCCATCACACTCTCCCGACTGGGCGGGGACGAATTCACCGTGCTCCTGACCCATCTGGCTTCGGCACAGAGCGCCGCGAAAGTGACCCAGCGGATCCTGGAATCCCTCAATGCCCCTTACCAGATCGATGGCCGTCAGGTGGTGGTGACCGCCAGCATCGGGATTGCGCTGCTCGGACAGGATGGTGAGGAAGTCGACACGCTGCTCCGCAACGCGGACGCGGCCGTCCATGCGGCGCAAGCGCAGGGACGGAACACCTATCAGTTCTATTCCCAGTCGATGAATGTGGCCTTGGCAGAACGGCTGAGTCTGGAATCGGATCTTCGCCAAGCTTTGGAGCGAAGCGAATTTGTGCTGCATTACCAGCCCCAGGTCGACATTCGCCGATGGGAGATCGTCGGCGTCGAAGCCCTCATCCGCTGGCAGCACCCGGAACGAGGCATGGTGTCTCCCATGACGTTTATTCCACTGGCCGAAGAGGTCGGGTTGATCGACCAAATCGGACAATGGGTGTTGCGCACCGCCTGCGCGCAGCAGGTCGCCTGGGGGGCCTACGGCCTCGGCGAAGTTTCCATCGCGGTCAACCTGTCGGGGGTCCAGTTTCAGCAAGCGAATCTCGTGGAGTCGATTCGCACGATTGTTCGTGAGACCGGGGCCAATCCCGCTCGTTTGGAACTGGAGCTGACGGAAAGCACCGCGATGCACGATGCAGAAAACGCGGTCGTGGTCTTTCAGCAACTCAAAACCATGGGATTCAGCCTGTCAATTGATGACTTCGGCACCGGCTATTCCTCGCTGGCCTATCTCAAGCGCTTCCCCATCGACACCATCAAGATCGACCGGGCCTTCGTCAAGGATCTCGCGTCAGAATCCGAACAGGCCGCGATCGCCATTGCCATCATCGCCATGGCCCATGGATTGAAGCTTCGCGTGCTGGCCGAAGGGGTCGAAACCCAGCCGCAGCTCGACATCCTGCGCGATCAGGGATGCGACGCCATTCAAGGCTACTTCTTCAGCCATCCCCTGCCGGCCGACCGTGTCGAGCAGCTGATCCGCGACCTCCGCGCGAAGAGCGACCACGAGCGGCGCGCCGCGTAG
- a CDS encoding symmetrical bis(5'-nucleosyl)-tetraphosphatase: protein MYLNAARDTLAPSSFLFYTMATYAIGDIQGCARSLERLLELIRFDPSVDRLWCVGDLVNRGPDSLRVLRYLKQLGPSVQVVLGNHDLFLLAVSEGIVALRPKDTIQDILAADDRTELIDWLKRQPLHHHEGAYVMVHAGLLPQWSVDDAGSLAREVERTLAGPESRSFLEALFHGPTPQWNASLTGYERLAAITRALTRLRTCTPEGALSGFSGPPSDAPHGHLPWFRIPNRRSSDHTILFGHWAALGLHIEINLLGLDSGCVWGRQLTAIRLEDRQVFQVEYADDRGRS from the coding sequence TTGTATTTGAATGCGGCGCGCGATACCCTCGCACCATCGTCTTTCCTTTTCTACACGATGGCCACCTACGCAATCGGCGACATCCAAGGCTGCGCGCGCTCCCTGGAGCGCTTGCTCGAACTCATCCGGTTTGATCCTTCCGTAGACCGCCTCTGGTGCGTCGGCGATCTGGTCAATCGCGGCCCGGATTCTCTTCGCGTCCTGCGCTACCTCAAACAGCTCGGCCCCTCCGTCCAGGTCGTCCTCGGCAATCACGATTTGTTCTTGCTGGCCGTATCGGAAGGGATCGTCGCCTTGCGGCCGAAAGACACGATCCAAGACATCCTTGCCGCCGACGATCGCACCGAGCTCATCGATTGGCTCAAGCGACAACCGTTGCACCATCACGAAGGCGCCTATGTCATGGTTCATGCCGGCCTCCTGCCGCAATGGTCGGTCGACGATGCCGGGAGCCTGGCCCGGGAAGTCGAACGCACCCTGGCCGGACCGGAATCGCGATCATTCCTTGAGGCTCTCTTTCACGGACCTACCCCACAGTGGAATGCGTCATTGACCGGCTATGAACGCTTGGCAGCCATCACACGGGCCCTCACCCGGCTGCGCACCTGCACCCCGGAAGGCGCCTTGTCCGGATTCTCCGGCCCTCCAAGCGACGCCCCTCACGGACACCTTCCCTGGTTCCGCATTCCGAACCGGCGGAGCAGCGATCACACCATTCTCTTCGGCCACTGGGCCGCGCTCGGCTTGCACATTGAGATAAATCTTTTGGGGTTGGACAGCGGCTGTGTGTGGGGCCGGCAATTGACGGCGATTCGACTGGAAGACCGGCAGGTGTTCCAGGTGGAGTATGCAGATGATCGCGGCCGGAGTTGA
- a CDS encoding DUF309 domain-containing protein, with protein sequence MIAAGVEPSPANPDWPRYSSSPFPAYRFVPGTNPHPRRHPQGHSFGCPEPRPTPCRPDDWSQSKDYRFGIDLYNFAYGWECHEVFEGFWHAVGRTTEQGRFFQALIQLAAANLKHFTKHEAAASSLREKSLRLIAGLPDRYMGIDLAELRTRLEDAGVPGSSDALLVTLESVRDRPTRA encoded by the coding sequence ATGATCGCGGCCGGAGTTGAGCCCTCCCCCGCCAACCCGGATTGGCCGCGCTACTCATCCAGCCCCTTCCCCGCCTATCGGTTCGTTCCAGGGACCAATCCTCATCCGCGACGGCACCCCCAGGGCCATTCGTTTGGATGTCCCGAGCCGAGGCCAACGCCCTGCCGACCAGACGACTGGTCCCAGTCCAAGGACTATCGCTTTGGAATCGATTTATACAATTTCGCGTACGGGTGGGAATGCCATGAGGTCTTTGAAGGGTTCTGGCATGCGGTGGGACGAACGACCGAACAGGGACGGTTCTTCCAAGCGCTGATTCAACTGGCAGCGGCGAATCTGAAACATTTCACCAAGCATGAGGCTGCTGCGAGTAGCCTTCGGGAAAAGAGCCTTCGCCTCATTGCGGGTTTACCTGATCGCTATATGGGAATCGACCTCGCAGAACTGCGAACCAGACTTGAGGACGCAGGGGTTCCCGGTTCATCTGATGCGTTGTTGGTAACGTTAGAATCCGTCCGCGATCGTCCGACCCGGGCGTAG